A window of Komagataeibacter medellinensis NBRC 3288 contains these coding sequences:
- a CDS encoding SDR family NAD(P)-dependent oxidoreductase: MQIDLTGRTAIVTGSTGGIGLAIAKGLAASGAQVVVNGRHEAAVHKAVSALSGLGGGGAMGFTGDLGTAEGCAALVAAHPQCDILINNLGIFEPKDFFDTPDADWSRFFEVNVMSGVRLSRAYLPGMEKTGWGRVVFISSESAFNIPVEMIHYGFSKTAQVTVARGLAERMAGTGVTVNSVLPGPTLSEGLADMLRPEQEKTGRPMKELAAAFVMEHRPSSIIRRAATVDEVANMVVYLSSPQASATTGASVRVDGGVLGTI; the protein is encoded by the coding sequence ATGCAGATCGACCTGACTGGCCGCACCGCCATTGTAACGGGCTCCACCGGGGGTATAGGGCTAGCCATTGCAAAGGGACTTGCCGCCAGTGGGGCGCAGGTCGTGGTCAATGGCCGGCACGAGGCAGCAGTGCACAAGGCCGTAAGCGCCCTGTCCGGTCTGGGCGGTGGTGGCGCCATGGGCTTTACCGGCGATCTGGGCACGGCAGAAGGCTGCGCCGCGCTGGTGGCCGCCCACCCGCAATGCGATATCCTGATCAACAACCTGGGTATTTTTGAGCCAAAAGACTTTTTTGATACGCCCGATGCTGACTGGTCCCGGTTTTTCGAGGTGAATGTCATGTCTGGCGTGCGGCTGTCACGTGCCTACCTGCCGGGCATGGAAAAGACGGGCTGGGGGCGGGTGGTCTTCATTTCCTCTGAATCCGCATTCAACATCCCCGTCGAGATGATCCATTACGGCTTCAGCAAGACCGCGCAGGTGACCGTGGCCCGCGGCTTGGCCGAGCGTATGGCGGGCACGGGGGTTACGGTCAATTCCGTGCTGCCGGGGCCGACCCTGTCGGAAGGGCTGGCGGACATGCTCAGGCCCGAGCAGGAAAAGACCGGCAGGCCGATGAAGGAACTAGCGGCGGCCTTCGTGATGGAACACCGACCTTCTTCCATCATCCGCCGTGCTGCTACAGTGGATGAAGTGGCGAACATGGTGGTCTACCTGTCATCGCCGCAGGCATCGGCCACCACCGGGGCATCCGTCCGCGTGGATGGCGGGGTGCTGGGCACGATCTAG
- a CDS encoding sulfotransferase family protein produces MPSFAILRDPVRRFLSAYHYARAGGSDLRHVARGFRDTYMRLGGIDEALDHIDRAG; encoded by the coding sequence TTGCCGTCATTCGCCATACTGCGCGACCCGGTGCGGCGTTTCCTGTCCGCCTACCATTACGCCCGTGCCGGTGGCAGCGACCTGCGCCATGTTGCCCGTGGCTTTCGCGATACCTACATGCGCCTTGGCGGGATTGATGAAGCGCTTGACCATATTGACCGCGCGGGATGA